The Uruburuella testudinis genome window below encodes:
- a CDS encoding acyl-CoA thioesterase, translating into MTKRTPAHYPILTTDTIRYGDTDCQGHVNNAVFSTFIETGRSEILYRQQPPLCPEGTQFVIARLEIDYLREILWPGEIVCGTAVAKVGNSSVRLVQSLFCNGEEAAYAESVIVLTDKTSRQSCTISDEARERLLALGLRG; encoded by the coding sequence ATGACGAAACGCACACCTGCGCATTACCCGATTCTCACCACCGACACCATCCGCTACGGCGACACCGACTGCCAAGGCCATGTCAACAACGCGGTGTTTTCCACCTTTATCGAAACCGGCCGCTCCGAAATCCTCTACCGCCAACAGCCGCCGCTCTGCCCCGAGGGCACGCAATTTGTGATTGCGCGGCTGGAAATCGACTATCTGCGCGAGATTTTATGGCCGGGCGAAATCGTATGCGGCACGGCAGTAGCCAAAGTGGGCAACAGCAGCGTGCGGCTGGTGCAAAGCCTGTTTTGCAACGGCGAAGAAGCCGCCTATGCCGAAAGCGTGATTGTGCTCACCGATAAAACCAGCCGCCAATCCTGCACCATCAGCGACGAAGCCCGCGAACGTTTGCTGGCACTGGGCTTGCGCGGCTAA
- a CDS encoding YicC/YloC family endoribonuclease produces the protein MSIHSMTGFANAAGESGGKRINLDIRAVNHRYLDVQFKMPDDLRHLESHMREAVAQYAVRGKIECRIQVQTLEAGAGGKLAINQELVHQLAYLNKKWRKQHEDLGKLGVADILKFPGVLSSQGEDEEAFAKTVQKLLEKALKDFAAARAREGGKLQQHLLERLAAMEEIVDSLSELFPHLLEAHLEKVRTRLQEAVANIDDNRLQQEFALFMQKADVDEEFSRLRTHIAEVRRIVSESKGSVGKRLDFLMQELNREANTLGSKAIAAECTQASVELKVLIEQMREQVQNIE, from the coding sequence ATGAGCATCCACAGCATGACCGGCTTTGCCAACGCCGCAGGCGAGAGCGGCGGCAAGCGCATTAATCTGGACATCCGCGCCGTCAACCACCGCTACCTCGACGTGCAGTTTAAAATGCCCGACGACTTGCGCCATCTGGAAAGCCATATGCGCGAAGCGGTGGCACAATATGCCGTGCGCGGCAAAATCGAGTGCCGTATCCAAGTGCAGACGCTGGAAGCGGGCGCCGGCGGCAAATTGGCGATTAATCAGGAGCTGGTGCACCAATTGGCCTATCTGAATAAAAAGTGGCGCAAACAGCATGAAGATTTGGGCAAACTCGGTGTGGCCGATATTTTGAAGTTTCCCGGCGTATTGTCGAGCCAGGGTGAAGATGAAGAAGCCTTTGCCAAAACCGTGCAAAAGCTGCTTGAAAAAGCGCTGAAAGATTTCGCCGCCGCCCGTGCGCGCGAGGGCGGCAAGCTGCAACAACATCTGCTGGAGCGCTTGGCGGCGATGGAAGAAATCGTCGATTCGCTCAGCGAGCTGTTTCCGCATTTATTGGAAGCGCATTTAGAAAAAGTGCGCACCCGCCTGCAAGAAGCCGTGGCCAATATCGATGATAACCGTTTGCAGCAAGAATTCGCCCTGTTTATGCAGAAAGCCGATGTCGACGAAGAATTCAGCCGCCTGCGCACCCACATTGCCGAAGTGCGCCGTATTGTGAGCGAGAGCAAAGGCAGCGTGGGCAAGCGGCTCGACTTTTTAATGCAGGAGCTCAACCGCGAAGCCAACACGTTGGGCAGCAAAGCCATCGCCGCCGAATGCACTCAGGCTTCGGTAGAATTGAAAGTGTTGATCGAGCAGATGCGCGAGCAGGTGCAGAATATTGAATAA
- the rph gene encoding ribonuclease PH, translating into MTTPYIRTSRPADALRPVRITPGFLPHADGSCLIEAGNTKVICTATIDEHLPPFLRGKDQGWVTAEYGMLPASTAGRMRREAAAGKQSGRTQEIQRLIGRSLRAVVDLSKLGERQILIDCDVIQADGGTRTASITGAFVALHMAVSKLLAAGMLIHNPIREAVAAVSAGVVGGVPLLDLDYPEDSGCDSDVNIVMTASGNIIEIQGTAEGAPFSRAELNALIELGHKGVAELVQHQQQALEAY; encoded by the coding sequence ATGACCACTCCCTATATCCGCACCTCACGCCCCGCCGATGCCTTGCGCCCAGTCCGCATCACGCCGGGATTTCTGCCCCACGCCGACGGCTCCTGCCTGATTGAAGCGGGCAACACCAAAGTCATCTGCACCGCCACCATCGACGAGCATCTGCCGCCGTTTCTGCGCGGTAAAGACCAAGGCTGGGTCACTGCCGAATACGGCATGCTGCCCGCCTCCACCGCCGGGCGCATGCGCCGTGAAGCCGCCGCCGGCAAACAAAGCGGCCGCACCCAGGAAATCCAGCGCCTCATCGGCCGCTCGCTGCGCGCGGTGGTGGATTTGAGCAAACTGGGCGAACGCCAGATTTTAATCGACTGCGATGTTATCCAAGCCGACGGCGGCACCCGCACCGCCAGCATCACCGGCGCATTTGTGGCGCTGCATATGGCCGTCAGCAAACTGCTGGCCGCCGGCATGCTGATCCACAACCCCATCCGCGAAGCCGTGGCGGCCGTGTCTGCCGGCGTGGTGGGCGGCGTGCCGCTGCTGGATTTAGATTACCCTGAAGATTCCGGCTGCGACAGCGATGTGAATATTGTGATGACCGCATCGGGCAACATCATCGAAATCCAAGGCACCGCCGAGGGCGCGCCGTTCAGCCGGGCAGAATTAAACGCCCTGATCGAATTGGGCCACAAAGGCGTGGCCGAGCTGGTGCAGCACCAACAGCAAGCGCTTGAGGCTTACTGA
- a CDS encoding IS3 family transposase, with protein sequence MRRSRLPQSGERLSKKARCADEAHKPNREKARIIEALKTEHPLKYLCESAELSKSSFYFSRKSNQKPDKDQADMEAVYAVYQQHKGCYGQRRIAAALSWNTKKVARLMKKMNLKAIVRAKRKYHPPAMGETSENLLKRNFNAKTPDEKWLTDVTEFKCDGQKLYLSPILDLYNREIRSYHLSRRPNSEMVTAMLSQAVAQLGARKPILHSDQGVLYRCHAYREQLAEAGITQSMSRKGNCWDNAPMESFFAILKTECFYNRTFASIEELEAEIHDYIRYYNHERLSLNLKKLSPVAYRTQFATAA encoded by the coding sequence ATTAGAAGAAGTCGCCTACCTCAGAGCGGAGAACGCCTATCTAAAAAAGCTCGATGCGCTGATGAAGCGCACAAACCCAACCGAGAAAAAGCCCGCATCATCGAAGCATTAAAAACAGAACACCCGCTAAAATATCTTTGCGAATCTGCCGAACTGTCAAAAAGCAGCTTCTACTTCAGCAGAAAAAGCAACCAAAAGCCCGACAAAGATCAGGCAGATATGGAAGCAGTATACGCCGTTTACCAGCAGCACAAAGGCTGTTACGGACAAAGGCGCATTGCCGCCGCACTGTCATGGAACACCAAGAAAGTAGCGCGGCTGATGAAAAAAATGAATTTAAAAGCCATCGTCAGAGCCAAGCGGAAATACCACCCGCCGGCGATGGGCGAAACATCCGAGAATCTGTTGAAGCGCAACTTTAACGCCAAGACACCCGACGAGAAATGGCTGACCGATGTCACCGAATTCAAATGCGACGGTCAAAAGCTGTATCTGTCGCCGATACTCGATTTGTATAACCGCGAAATCCGCAGCTATCACCTGTCGCGCCGCCCGAACAGCGAAATGGTAACGGCCATGCTGTCACAGGCAGTAGCGCAGCTGGGCGCACGCAAACCGATACTGCACTCCGACCAGGGCGTATTGTATCGTTGCCATGCGTATCGTGAGCAATTGGCAGAGGCAGGCATCACCCAAAGCATGTCGCGCAAAGGCAATTGCTGGGATAATGCGCCGATGGAGAGTTTTTTCGCAATATTGAAGACGGAATGTTTCTACAACCGGACTTTTGCTTCGATAGAGGAATTGGAGGCGGAAATACATGACTATATCCGCTACTACAATCATGAGCGATTGAGTTTGAATTTGAAAAAACTGAGCCCTGTGGCATACAGAACTCAGTTTGCAACCGCCGCTTGA
- a CDS encoding helix-turn-helix domain-containing protein → MSKYSLHFKHQAVMRYYALRSQQRTADELQISRTHLRRWIAAYERAGIHALEYPQSTMSKQRKNPFITDKPDAEKTQAELLEEVAYLRAENAYLKKLDALMKRTNPTEKKPASSKH, encoded by the coding sequence ATGTCTAAATACAGCCTACACTTCAAACATCAGGCCGTGATGCGTTATTATGCACTCAGAAGCCAACAACGCACCGCAGACGAGCTTCAAATATCCCGAACCCACTTACGCCGATGGATTGCCGCCTACGAACGAGCAGGCATCCACGCGCTGGAGTACCCTCAAAGCACCATGTCCAAACAACGCAAAAACCCCTTTATTACCGACAAACCCGATGCCGAAAAAACACAGGCAGAGCTATTAGAAGAAGTCGCCTACCTCAGAGCGGAGAACGCCTATCTAAAAAAGCTCGATGCGCTGATGAAGCGCACAAACCCAACCGAGAAAAAGCCCGCATCATCGAAGCATTAA
- the htpX gene encoding protease HtpX gives MKRIFLFLATNIAVLVVISIILSLLGISSNPDQMGSLLVYSAVIGFTGSIISLLTSKMVAKRSVGAEVITQPRNEAEAWLLQTVENQARQWNLKTPEVAIYQSPEPNAFATGASKNNSLVAVSTGLMHSMTRDEVEAVLAHEMAHVGNGDMVTLTLIQGVVNTFVVFLARIVSGMVARNDSGEVSQGTYFMVSMVLQIVFGFLASFIVMWFSRQREYRADAGAAKLVGAPKMIAALQRLKGNPSDLPKEMAAMGIASEEKDSLLSTHPTLDNRIARLKGL, from the coding sequence GTGAAACGTATTTTTTTGTTTCTCGCCACCAACATCGCCGTACTGGTTGTTATCAGCATCATCCTGAGCCTGCTGGGCATCAGCAGCAACCCCGATCAAATGGGCAGCCTGCTGGTTTACTCTGCCGTTATCGGCTTTACCGGCTCCATCATTTCCCTGCTCACTTCAAAAATGGTGGCCAAACGCTCGGTAGGAGCCGAAGTGATTACCCAGCCGCGCAATGAAGCCGAAGCCTGGCTGCTGCAAACCGTGGAAAATCAGGCGCGCCAATGGAATCTGAAAACACCCGAAGTGGCCATCTACCAATCCCCCGAGCCCAATGCCTTTGCCACCGGCGCCAGCAAAAACAACTCGCTCGTAGCCGTCAGCACCGGCTTGATGCACAGCATGACCCGCGATGAAGTGGAAGCCGTCTTGGCTCACGAAATGGCGCACGTCGGCAATGGCGACATGGTTACCCTGACCCTGATTCAAGGCGTGGTCAACACCTTTGTGGTCTTCTTGGCGCGCATCGTCTCCGGCATGGTTGCCCGCAACGACAGCGGCGAAGTATCGCAAGGCACTTACTTTATGGTCAGCATGGTATTGCAGATTGTATTCGGCTTTTTGGCCAGCTTTATCGTGATGTGGTTCAGCCGCCAGCGCGAATACCGTGCCGATGCCGGTGCAGCCAAACTGGTGGGCGCACCCAAAATGATTGCCGCGCTGCAACGCCTCAAAGGCAACCCCAGCGACCTGCCCAAAGAAATGGCCGCCATGGGCATTGCCAGCGAAGAAAAAGATTCGCTGCTCTCTACCCATCCCACTTTAGATAACCGCATCGCCCGTTTGAAAGGCTTGTAA
- a CDS encoding glutamate-5-semialdehyde dehydrogenase, with product MQNIADYVRDTAAAAKQAFYQLAAATTAQKNTALLRLAELIEQHQTAILAANAEDMAQAAAKGLETALLERLKLTETTIAGMCEGLRQVAALPDPVGEMDEFRNRPNGLQIGKMRVPLGVIGIIYESRPNVTVDAAALCLKSGNACVLRGGSEAFNGNMAIAKLITQALRENGLPVDAVRLIENTSRESVGAMLQSPDLIDVIIPRGGKSLVARISAEAQVPVIKHLDGICHVYIDRAADTPKALDIAFNAKTSRYGTCNTIETLLIHEARAVEILPLLAEKYAEKAVELRGCVRTRNILPDIIAATEEDWDTEYLAPILAVKIVDSLTEAIAHINTHGSHHTDSIVTENYTDAQIFLRAVDSASVMVNASTRFADGFEYGLGAEIGISTDKIHVRGPVGLHGLTSQKWVVLGNGQIRT from the coding sequence ATGCAAAATATTGCCGACTATGTGCGTGACACCGCCGCTGCCGCCAAACAGGCGTTTTACCAATTGGCTGCAGCCACAACCGCACAAAAAAATACCGCCCTGCTGCGCCTGGCCGAATTGATTGAGCAACACCAAACCGCCATTTTGGCCGCCAATGCAGAAGATATGGCACAGGCCGCTGCCAAAGGCCTGGAAACCGCTCTGCTTGAGCGCCTCAAGCTCACCGAAACCACCATCGCCGGCATGTGCGAAGGCCTACGCCAAGTCGCCGCCCTGCCCGACCCGGTGGGGGAAATGGATGAATTCCGCAACCGCCCCAATGGCCTGCAAATCGGTAAAATGCGCGTGCCGCTGGGCGTTATCGGCATCATTTACGAATCACGCCCAAATGTAACCGTTGACGCCGCGGCACTGTGCCTCAAATCAGGCAATGCCTGCGTATTACGCGGCGGCAGCGAGGCATTCAACGGCAATATGGCCATTGCCAAGCTGATTACCCAGGCCCTGCGCGAAAACGGCCTGCCCGTGGATGCCGTGCGGCTGATTGAAAACACCAGCCGCGAAAGCGTCGGCGCCATGCTGCAAAGCCCCGATTTAATCGATGTGATTATTCCGCGCGGCGGCAAATCGCTGGTAGCGCGCATCAGTGCCGAAGCCCAAGTGCCCGTGATCAAACATCTCGACGGCATCTGCCATGTGTATATCGACCGCGCCGCCGACACCCCAAAAGCGCTGGATATCGCCTTTAATGCCAAAACTTCCCGCTACGGCACCTGCAATACCATAGAAACATTGCTGATACACGAAGCGCGTGCCGTTGAAATATTACCCCTGCTGGCCGAAAAATACGCCGAAAAAGCAGTAGAACTGCGCGGCTGCGTGCGCACCCGCAACATACTGCCCGACATCATAGCCGCCACAGAAGAAGACTGGGATACCGAATATCTCGCCCCGATTTTGGCCGTAAAAATCGTTGACAGCCTGACCGAAGCCATCGCCCACATCAACACCCACGGCAGCCACCACACCGACAGCATCGTTACTGAAAACTACACCGATGCGCAAATCTTTTTGCGCGCAGTAGACTCAGCCAGCGTGATGGTCAACGCATCCACCCGTTTTGCCGACGGCTTTGAATACGGCTTGGGCGCGGAAATCGGCATTTCCACCGACAAAATCCACGTCCGCGGCCCCGTCGGCCTGCACGGCCTTACCAGCCAAAAATGGGTGGTGTTGGGCAACGGCCAAATCCGCACCTAA
- a CDS encoding opacity family porin, translated as MKKIVLAAILAGVSSMAAAEGWYLQGDAGYSKLTAKESGRSFKDNSPTARIAVGKDTGNLRYAVDYTYFGQLENQETSTNAYHKAEVSAHSVGVSAIYDFHNQSALTPYAGVRIGLNYLNLDAEEERTTAVSRSHISKSESNTRLGAGAVLGAQYQFTDKLALNTGVEYNYLGKIGSQSAKVHQYGANLGVRYNF; from the coding sequence ATGAAAAAAATCGTATTGGCCGCCATTTTGGCCGGCGTATCAAGCATGGCTGCTGCCGAAGGCTGGTATCTGCAAGGCGATGCCGGCTACTCCAAATTAACAGCCAAAGAAAGCGGCCGCAGTTTCAAAGACAACAGCCCCACTGCGCGCATTGCTGTCGGCAAAGACACCGGCAACCTCCGTTATGCGGTTGATTACACCTACTTCGGCCAGCTCGAAAACCAAGAAACCTCTACCAATGCTTATCACAAAGCAGAAGTCAGCGCCCACTCTGTCGGCGTATCTGCCATTTACGATTTCCACAACCAATCTGCGCTCACACCCTATGCCGGTGTACGCATCGGGCTCAACTACCTGAATTTAGATGCAGAAGAAGAGCGCACTACCGCAGTCTCCCGTTCCCACATCAGCAAAAGCGAATCCAATACCCGCTTAGGTGCAGGCGCGGTGTTGGGCGCTCAATATCAGTTTACCGACAAATTAGCCTTAAATACCGGTGTAGAATACAATTACCTCGGCAAAATCGGTTCGCAATCAGCCAAAGTGCATCAATATGGCGCAAACCTCGGCGTGCGCTATAACTTCTAA
- the hemN gene encoding oxygen-independent coproporphyrinogen III oxidase, translating to MKTIPIHTNTQPEFDRNLIASLPASGPRYTSYPTADRFHNGFGEPEYTHALQLRSLGALNKPLSLYIHIPFCNTICYYCGCNKIITKDKSRADAYIEYLEREMDLLAPHLNGRHQLAQLHFGGGTPTFLSDDQLERVFAMIRKHFQLIPSGEYSIEIDPRKVSRDTVHHLGRLGFNRMSVGIQDFDPKVQQAVNRIQTVEETREVIEAAREAGFKSVSVDLIYGLPHQSLESIKPTIDTVLSLDPDRLALYHYAHLPHIFKPQRRIDTEAVPGSEEKLDILQYAVQTLTERGYVFIGMDHFAKPKDELSTALKEGWLQRNFQGYSTYADCDLVAIGVSSIGKIGSSYVQNERDIDAYYAAIDSGRLPVMRGYQLNRDDILRRNIIQDLMCRFSLDFQLYESIFGIPFSQYFKDELADLQQLAALGLLHLKANGLKVTPKGRFLIRNIAMVFDYHLRHKETKAQYSQTV from the coding sequence ATGAAAACCATACCCATACACACAAACACCCAACCCGAATTCGACCGCAATCTGATTGCCAGCCTGCCCGCCAGCGGCCCGCGCTACACTTCCTACCCCACGGCAGACCGCTTCCACAACGGTTTTGGCGAACCCGAATACACCCACGCCCTGCAATTGCGCAGCTTGGGTGCGCTCAACAAACCGCTGTCGCTTTATATCCACATTCCGTTTTGTAACACCATCTGCTATTACTGCGGCTGCAACAAAATCATCACCAAAGACAAATCCCGTGCCGATGCCTATATCGAATACTTAGAACGCGAAATGGATTTGCTCGCCCCGCACCTCAACGGCCGCCACCAGCTCGCCCAACTGCACTTCGGCGGCGGCACCCCCACTTTTTTAAGCGACGACCAGCTCGAACGTGTGTTTGCCATGATACGCAAACATTTCCAACTGATTCCCAGCGGCGAATATTCGATTGAAATCGACCCGCGCAAAGTAAGCCGCGACACCGTACACCATCTCGGCCGGCTCGGCTTTAACCGCATGAGTGTAGGCATTCAGGATTTTGATCCCAAAGTGCAGCAGGCCGTCAACCGCATCCAAACCGTTGAAGAAACGCGCGAAGTCATCGAAGCGGCCCGTGAAGCCGGATTCAAATCAGTGAGTGTTGATTTGATTTACGGCCTGCCTCACCAATCGCTGGAAAGCATCAAGCCCACCATCGACACCGTACTCTCACTCGATCCCGACCGCCTCGCGCTCTACCACTACGCCCACCTGCCGCATATTTTCAAACCCCAACGCCGCATCGACACCGAAGCCGTGCCCGGCAGCGAAGAAAAGCTCGATATTTTGCAATACGCCGTGCAAACCCTCACCGAACGCGGTTATGTATTTATCGGCATGGATCACTTCGCCAAGCCCAAAGACGAGCTTTCCACCGCCTTAAAAGAAGGTTGGCTGCAACGCAATTTTCAAGGCTATTCCACCTATGCCGACTGCGATCTGGTGGCCATCGGCGTTTCCAGCATCGGCAAAATCGGCAGCAGCTACGTGCAAAACGAGCGTGACATCGATGCTTATTACGCCGCCATCGACTCAGGCCGCCTACCGGTCATGCGCGGCTACCAACTCAACCGCGACGACATCCTGCGCCGCAACATCATTCAAGATTTGATGTGCCGCTTTTCCCTCGATTTTCAGCTCTACGAAAGCATCTTCGGCATTCCGTTCAGCCAATATTTCAAAGACGAGCTTGCCGATTTACAACAACTGGCCGCACTCGGCCTGCTGCATCTGAAAGCCAACGGGCTGAAAGTCACCCCTAAAGGCCGCTTCCTCATCCGCAATATTGCCATGGTGTTCGACTACCACTTGCGCCATAAAGAAACCAAGGCACAATATTCGCAAACCGTATAA
- the fnr gene encoding fumarate/nitrate reduction transcriptional regulator Fnr: MSAHTNSNQLKALCSTCSLRELCLPVGLMPTEFEQLDAVIRQSRRLKKGEYLFRAGEPFTSLYAIRTGFFKTTVASQDGRDQVTGFFMSGELIGMDGICSHVHSCDAVALEDSEVCELPFAHMEELGQNIPSLQTHFFRLMSREIVRDQGVMLLLGNMRAEERLAAFLLNLSNRLYSRGFAANDFILRMSREEIGSYLGLKLETVSRTLSKFHHEGLILVEHKHIKILDPQALKKMVSGCAHAL, encoded by the coding sequence ATGTCTGCACACACGAATTCAAACCAGCTCAAAGCCTTGTGTTCCACGTGTTCATTGCGTGAGTTGTGTCTGCCGGTGGGCTTGATGCCGACCGAGTTTGAGCAGCTGGATGCGGTTATCCGCCAAAGCCGCCGTCTGAAAAAGGGCGAATACCTCTTTCGGGCGGGCGAGCCTTTTACATCTCTGTATGCCATACGTACCGGTTTTTTCAAAACCACGGTGGCCAGCCAAGACGGCCGCGATCAGGTTACCGGCTTTTTTATGTCGGGCGAGTTGATCGGCATGGACGGCATTTGCTCGCATGTGCACAGCTGTGATGCGGTGGCGTTGGAAGACAGTGAAGTGTGCGAACTGCCGTTTGCCCATATGGAAGAGCTCGGCCAAAATATTCCCAGCCTGCAAACCCATTTTTTCCGCCTGATGAGCCGTGAGATTGTGCGCGACCAGGGCGTGATGCTGTTGTTGGGCAATATGCGTGCAGAAGAGCGCTTGGCGGCGTTTTTGCTGAATTTGTCGAACCGCCTGTATTCGCGCGGTTTTGCTGCCAATGATTTTATCTTGCGGATGTCGCGCGAGGAAATCGGCAGCTATTTGGGGCTGAAGCTGGAAACCGTCAGCCGCACCTTGTCAAAATTTCATCATGAGGGTCTGATTTTGGTGGAGCATAAACACATCAAAATCTTGGATCCGCAGGCATTGAAGAAAATGGTGTCAGGCTGTGCGCATGCGCTGTAA
- a CDS encoding CysB family HTH-type transcriptional regulator, with amino-acid sequence MKLQQLRYALEVYRHNLNVSEAADALFTSQPGISKQIRLLEEELGIQIFIRSGKRVVSVSQPGKAVLELSERILRDVQNIKNIGSEFTDHDSGSLTIATTHTQARYVLPRIVADFVKRYPKVELSIKQGSPTAIAQMVGSGEADFAIATESIDEHIELRKLPCYEWTHAIVVPHDHPLLDCRHPLSINDLSGYPLVTYEFAFNNGSSIARAFQKARIEQPKVALSAADTDVLKTYVKLGLGVGIMAKMAFDPKNDADLQLVDADHLFEPSSTYIALRPDTYLRGYTYDFINLFAPQLTRERIDKMLYMPIEEDFSI; translated from the coding sequence ATGAAACTACAACAATTACGCTACGCCCTGGAAGTTTACCGCCACAATTTGAATGTTTCCGAAGCCGCCGACGCACTGTTTACATCGCAGCCGGGCATTTCCAAACAAATCCGCCTGCTGGAAGAAGAATTGGGCATTCAAATCTTTATCCGCAGCGGCAAGCGTGTGGTTTCGGTATCACAGCCGGGCAAAGCCGTATTGGAGCTTTCTGAACGCATTTTGCGGGATGTGCAGAATATTAAAAATATCGGCAGCGAATTTACCGACCACGACAGCGGCTCGCTTACTATCGCCACCACCCACACCCAAGCGCGTTATGTGCTGCCGCGCATCGTGGCCGACTTTGTCAAGCGCTATCCCAAAGTCGAATTAAGCATCAAACAGGGCAGCCCTACCGCCATCGCTCAAATGGTGGGCAGCGGCGAGGCCGACTTTGCCATCGCCACCGAGTCTATCGATGAGCATATCGAATTGCGCAAACTGCCCTGCTATGAATGGACGCACGCCATTGTGGTGCCGCACGACCATCCGCTGCTCGATTGCCGCCACCCTTTGAGCATCAACGATTTGAGCGGCTACCCCCTCGTCACTTACGAATTCGCCTTCAACAACGGCAGCAGCATCGCCCGCGCCTTTCAAAAAGCACGCATCGAGCAGCCCAAAGTAGCGCTTTCCGCCGCCGATACCGATGTATTGAAAACTTATGTCAAACTCGGCTTGGGCGTAGGCATTATGGCCAAAATGGCGTTTGACCCCAAAAACGATGCCGATTTGCAGCTGGTTGATGCCGATCATTTGTTCGAACCTTCTTCCACTTATATCGCTCTACGGCCGGATACCTACCTACGCGGTTACACTTATGATTTTATCAACCTGTTTGCCCCGCAACTGACACGCGAGCGTATTGATAAAATGCTGTATATGCCGATTGAAGAAGATTTTTCGATTTAA
- a CDS encoding OmpA family protein: MTKQLKLSALFVALVASGTAMASEAHTKHGYTVDREQTVVRNNYGECWENTYLDKATQGRIECGDATPVQSAPEYADETVALSAQTLFGFDRDNLRPEASETLNALAQRLSDTNVEAVRVEGHTDFMGSEAYNQALSERRANVVANYLVNRGVPAGKITAVGLGESQARMTASCEAEVAKLGSRVSRANKRAALIACIEPDRRVDVRIRTLVTRQVAPGQVEGERPAVDNGWIPGPKSSIHGYTRP; this comes from the coding sequence ATGACCAAACAGCTTAAATTAAGCGCCTTGTTCGTTGCTCTGGTAGCTTCAGGCACCGCAATGGCCAGCGAAGCGCATACCAAACACGGTTACACCGTTGATCGTGAACAAACCGTGGTTCGCAACAACTACGGCGAGTGCTGGGAAAATACCTACCTGGACAAAGCGACCCAAGGCCGTATCGAATGTGGCGATGCCACTCCGGTTCAATCTGCTCCCGAATATGCTGACGAAACTGTTGCCCTGTCTGCCCAAACTCTGTTTGGTTTCGACCGCGACAACCTGCGTCCTGAAGCAAGCGAAACCTTGAATGCGCTGGCCCAACGTTTGAGCGACACCAACGTTGAAGCCGTACGTGTTGAAGGCCACACCGACTTCATGGGCTCTGAAGCTTACAACCAAGCATTGTCTGAGCGTCGTGCCAACGTGGTTGCCAACTATCTGGTTAACCGCGGCGTTCCTGCCGGCAAAATCACTGCTGTAGGTTTGGGCGAGTCTCAAGCGCGCATGACTGCTTCTTGTGAGGCTGAAGTAGCCAAACTGGGTTCACGCGTATCTCGCGCCAACAAACGTGCTGCTCTGATTGCATGTATCGAACCTGATCGCCGTGTAGACGTGCGCATCCGCACCTTGGTAACCCGCCAAGTGGCTCCGGGTCAAGTTGAAGGCGAGCGTCCTGCTGTTGACAACGGCTGGATTCCGGGCCCGAAATCTTCAATTCACGGCTACACCCGTCCGTAA